The genomic DNA TCCTTATAAACCCTGGATCTCGAAAAGGGACATAAGCTGCactctttaaaatgtaaaatacattaatgattttttttcctttttgtttgtgggttaAGTACTGCTTTCTGAAACTCTGCCTATGAACTTCCCAACTAGTCACTTAATTTGGCACCATGTGGTGGGTTGCCCAACAGTGCTCTGAGGAGAGGTACCTGTAATGTCTTTGAGGGAACCCAATTCACTTGCTTTAAGTTGAAGGATTTGGGGTCCAAAGGAAGTCCTTGCTGTCTGCTCTAAGAAAATCTCTCATGGGCAGAATATCTAATGTTTTCCCTTGCTTTTCCCCTTGCTCCCAGTCTTATCAACTGCAGCTTTCCATGGTTAATCTACAACATATGTGACGAGTGACAGTAAGAGTGTGATAAAGACTCGGACAAACTTGTAAAAGTGCCTTGCAGTTTGGGACAGTGGGAAAAGTATTGGAAATTGGCTTGGCTGTACAACACAAGTTAGTATTGCCTGACGAGAATGTGGGACTGCTTTCCTCAGCAGCTGATGAAGCATGTTGGAAAGGTTGTGTTGGTGCTGCCCAGGTCatctcctgtcctgtcctgatTCTTTCAACTTTGCCAAGGTGCACTTGGAAGAAGTGATAAGGAAAGAACCAAGTCAGTCTGTGgtgctgtgtttgcacagtGTGTAATGGGAGAGAGGCCCTggtggagctggtgctggctgggcactgggcatAGTCACGGTGCATAGGACTAGAtggggctgctgagctgcctctccctgccaaGGCTTCTGTTGTCAGGTCAGATCTGGAAACATTTCCAGCTGCCAGGTGAGATGACGCAGGCTTGAACTTCTGCCTGCACTGAGAAACCTGCTCACACAAAGTGAGTGTGATGCTGTGTACACTCACTCCAGggaaaaagctgcagagggCTGCATGAGCTGAGGTCAGCAGTGCAAGGGCCCTACAGTCATTTTGGGCTTCCCATCTCTCTGGGAGAGCAGAAGATCTGAAAACGTTCCATCTATTTTCAGCAGGTAAAATAACTCTTTTTACCAGAATAAATAGTCAGGGAGGAGGCTCTTTAGTTACTCAGGGAACTTGAAGGTTGACTAGGAAAACTGAATTTGAGGCACTGCGTTTTATATCAAGTTTTGTCCCCGTCTTTAGCTCCAGTGTGAACCTGTATACTGTGTGTCCTCTGAGAAGCTTGGGATAGCTGTTTATATTTCACCCCTTTTCAGATAGGGTGGTTTTGAAGCTAAAACTCTGTTGCCCTGTTTGGGGCTTTAGGatacagcagaaggaaaaattggTAACAAAAGTGTAATGGtacaaagcagcaaaatattgTAATCTGAGTCACAGCTTACAAAcaattttggggctttttttgagGAGAAATTGCTCATAGAGTCTTAAATTCACAAGCATGGTTGAAGCTGAAGTTCTCCTGGTTGAAACAGACTTCTAGCCTGGATGGCTAAATTAGGGTCTTACGCACATCACTGAGGACTGTTAGATGCTCTTCACTGTGGTATTTATACCATTCACACATGCTGCTCATTCTGTGTTGTGAACTGCCTTTGCAGTCATCACATCCATCTCGGAGATGTCACACAAAGCTGAATCTCAACACTCTTGGAAGGCTGTCACATTTCTCTTCATAACTTCAGGATGGTGACTAAAGCTTGCCTTAGTGATGAGGAAGAGGATTGCCCCTAAAAATTACTTAGGAAAGAGGTTTACAATAGGTCTAGTTTAGACTGAACTGTTTGGAAGGTCATACAAAGCTCCAAAACCCTCTAAAACAAGAGGGTAAATCCAGATAGAAGCTATTAATGTGCTCTGATGTCTGTGGGAGCTGTTTCAGTGTCTTCAGTGATGAAAGCCCCTCCATTGGGTCAAAGTCACATGTGTGCATTAATAATGAAGGAAAGACATTATCTGTTGTTTTATGTGGTGAAATGAAGGCTTACTGTTGGTGTGCATATTCCTCAGTAACAGCTGTGTCTGTGTAAAGAAGACCTGAAATAGtgggttttgcttgttttcaatCAAAATTTCTTTGAGCTTTTTGTGATGAGTaggaaaaccaaagcagaaatcAACCTTGCTTACTTGGTTTTGACTGGCTTGGTGTaaaggcagagccagggctaTAGTTCCCCTTATTATCAGTGTGCTCAAACTGGTGAAAACCCTTCTGCTGAGCCTGGGCACAACATTAAGAGTCCCAGAAGGTGTCCAAAGACATCATGTCTGTGCTGCCACATGTTTCTGGGCTTTGAGACTGACTTTGTACACATGGCTTTTGACTTAAGTTGTTCTCCACTGGGACATGAGGGAAGGAGAGCAAAGtacattttccaaagaaagagaCTCACTGGGAAGTTGAGAAAGGTCTTTactcctcctgcctcagcccTTGCTTATTTGTGGAGTGTAATCATACTTGCCTGCCTTTTGTATGTTTTCATCCTGCTCATAGGGATAtaaattgttctttttccttttttttttttttttttttttttttttttattaggtaTATTGCAGTGGATCTGAAGCTGATATAAGAGAGAATTTCTTCTGGGAAGAGAAGCTTCCCTGTAAGGCCAGCCCTGAAGATGTGGACTGCCATTGTGTTCTTCCTGCTGATTTCCATCTGTTTATGTGAACACCAGTTTTCTGTCCAGAAAGGGAGAGGAGTCCATGTAGTGCAAATAAACAGGCTTACAAGTGAAGAGCAATGCAGGCAGGCTTGTCAGAGCCCAGGTGCTTCAGGTGAGGTTCTGTCCCTTGGATGGAattccagctgcatttcctgctcCTTGAAGgtctcagctgctcctttgacgactttcttttttaataccAGTTGTTTACAGGCATTTGTAGTTACAGCTTCTCTGTGTGGTGCTGAATAACTTCTGACAGCTTTAGTTAAATTGAATCCAGGACAACTGCTTCCCAGGGCCCTTCAAGCTTCCATAAGAAACAGCATGTGCTGCTGGTGTGCACTGATAGCGTGCAAACAGTGTTAGGTCACTGAATTGAAGAATGATTATTCCCTGCTGCCAGATGTTTGCAAGTGAGCAGTGCTGTTGTAGACAGCTGCACTAGAACGAGTAATCTTTGCTCCCtggtatttgtgtgtgttttctgcCTTGGAAGGAACCACTTTGTCCTGCAACCCAGCACAGGGTTAAATGAGGGTTAAATTGAGGTAAAAGCCGTCTCACTACCTTTGAGGTGTCTCTATAAAGAATTAAACTTCTAAAAGAGTCTTTTAGTTGTCCTTACGAAGGCCCCAATCCTGTCCAGCCAGATGAGAAAGCTTGTAGTTCCTACAAAAAGCTGGTGATGCTATGGTGAAGATGAGACCTTGGCTCAGGTGGATGAGTATCTGACATTCAGATGGTTAGAAACCTAATAAAGATGCTGTTTTTACTGGTCATTAATGGTCATTTTCCTCATTAAGACATCTAGATGAATTTACATGGGTCCTAACTGTAGTGCACTTTGTTTGTCCCTTTCTGGGTGAGTGAATTGCTGTTGTCAGGATGTGCTGGTACCGGAAGACACAGGTGGGTAGGCTGCATTGGCAGTGTTGGTTTCATTGGCGTTACTTGCACTAAGGCTGAGTCAGGATCCTTTAAGGACAGACCTTCTAGATATTGtgtagtttggggttttttcggttgtggggttttgtttttttttttttttttcatcaattCTTTAATTTGAGGCATGAAGCAGTGTGTTTGGTATCCTGTGTGCAGCAAtccattttctttgctgttttcaggGAGCCATCACTGTAATTGGTCTGTGCCCTACCAGAatcactgcctcctcctgcagtgtcACCAGCTGAGCGTGTGCCAGAATGCTGGAGAACAAGACATCAAAGATCTGCTTGCAGGTAAAGCCATGTTTCAGGCTTCTGAGAAATCCAGAATCCTgattcttttgctttcagtgcCGACATTTTAACCCTTGATAGGCTTTCAGCTGAGGAAGATGGGTTGTGAAATGCCTGAAGGGTGATTTTGTAGGTACAGTTCACTGAAATAACTTTCATTTTGTCCTAGGGACTCTGGCCCTTGCATGAGTGCATGATGTGTCTTTGAATAGTTTTTGTAACACTTACTGAGAAACAGTTTGTCTCCCTGTTGAAGACAACATTCATTCAATCCATTTGCATGCCACATGCTGTCCTAGTGAAAATAAAGGCATAACAGATGTATTTATATCttttttcagagaaaggaaaatgtccTGGCATTGTTTTTCTCTCCGATTGCCAGGATTTTGTTCCAGAGTTAACAGACTGCTTCTTTAATCAGAGCAGCAATTGCTCATGGTGACTTTCCAGTGACAgggtatttaattttaataaagtGACACAATAACAAAATGGAGCATATTTATAATTGGGAAATCAATCGTCTAAAGTTTGTTTCAAGAGTTCACTGTACCCGAGTTTAAAAACACGAATTTGCTCATGGTTCTTTTGGGTTGACAAAGGTTTCTCTGCAATGGTACAACTGGACTTGTGATAAGCAGATGGGATTTATGTCACTGTAAATCTAGCTCATTTAGTTGTGAAGGAAATTATCCTGATGGATGAAGGTGTAAGTAGAAATTTCTGCTCAGTTTTGACAAGTGAAAATTATGAATCTAGGCACAAAGGCTTTGTCGATGATGTGTAACTTTGAAAGCATGAGTTGTCTTCTCAGGAGCTGACATTTGTAAGGCTGCTCCTGTTGATACTGTGCTTCTGCATTGTAGCTCTCTACTTTATTATTCCCCTTTGTGAAATTAATTCTTCCCTGGTTGGGCAAATACTAGAGGTTtgtggcagaaaaaaacaaaccaaaaagcctCAAAGGGATTATGTGCAATAAAGACAGGGGGGTCTTGAGTTTTCATGTTCTTGCTGAATTCAGGACTGATTTATTCCACTTGTACTGTGTGTACTGCAGAATGTGTTCTGGTTTGCATGTTGGGGGGTTGAGGTTAGATTTGAGCTTGAGAGTTTTTTATTCTTacaaaagtaatttgttttgtcttttggaaGGAATTGTCAGCGGCAGATGGGAAACAGCCCTATTTCACCACCAGAGCCATCCGCAGAAAACAGAGAGGGTGTTGAGTGCACGGATTGACCAACACAGTATGGAAAACAACTTTTCTCTAACTGCTCAGACTCACAATATTCATTTGAGGCATTTGTCTGAGGTTGAGAAGAGAGATATCTCAGCTAGAAAATCAAGAAACTCAATTGCAGGCAATGATACCGCCACTACCCCTGccataacaacaacaaacatTACAAATGCAACTTTCTCTACCACTTATGAAACAACTGCCAAAGCCTCAAACACCTCTGGAGGTTCTGATACCTCTACTGAAGCCATGTCGTCTTCTGCCTTTACTCCCCTTCAAAGTACCATCTCTACTTCCACTTCCAAGCATGTCACCCAGATGGTGACCACCAGCCATAAATCAGGAAATAGTAGCTCTGTCTCAGTATCACCCTCACCTTCTGCTCCCCTCACTGTTGCTTCTGAAGCAGGTGCCCAAGCACAGCTGCCTAGGCCAGGTaccagcagccccagtgccccGCCCTCTGACAGTCCCACCACTGCTGGAGCTGACCTGAAGGGGCTGAACACAACACTGAACACAACACTGATCACCTCCATCCCGCAGGATGCAGAAACACCTTCCAACGCTTCCATGGCACCCATCCCAACAGAGAGTTCTCACTCCAGGAATCCAGGGAATGCTAGCACATTGCCAGATCTAATGCCAGAAGCAAATACAACCACAGCATCCTTGAATGAATCAACTTCTTCTTTGGGCTCTACAAGAGGTGCCATGGTATCAACTATAGCCCCTACAGTAAAAACTACGACTGAACATGGGATAAAGTCAATATCTGATATCTTTTCAACAACCGTGGCTCCAACA from Sylvia atricapilla isolate bSylAtr1 chromosome 6, bSylAtr1.pri, whole genome shotgun sequence includes the following:
- the C6H11orf24 gene encoding uncharacterized protein C11orf24 homolog, which codes for MWTAIVFFLLISICLCEHQFSVQKGRGVHVVQINRLTSEEQCRQACQSPGASGSHHCNWSVPYQNHCLLLQCHQLSVCQNAGEQDIKDLLAGIVSGRWETALFHHQSHPQKTERVLSARIDQHSMENNFSLTAQTHNIHLRHLSEVEKRDISARKSRNSIAGNDTATTPAITTTNITNATFSTTYETTAKASNTSGGSDTSTEAMSSSAFTPLQSTISTSTSKHVTQMVTTSHKSGNSSSVSVSPSPSAPLTVASEAGAQAQLPRPGTSSPSAPPSDSPTTAGADLKGLNTTLNTTLITSIPQDAETPSNASMAPIPTESSHSRNPGNASTLPDLMPEANTTTASLNESTSSLGSTRGAMVSTIAPTVKTTTEHGIKSISDIFSTTVAPTDAAKTTSSGLTETQDTDNEYLLIAAEPLTQYLVDKSSLLAVLLVGTFFFITVLVLFLMQAYESYKKKDYTQVDYLINGMYVDSEM